From a region of the Deltaproteobacteria bacterium genome:
- a CDS encoding dissimilatory sulfite reductase D family protein, whose product MAVNKEELKQKILEFATKKAAHKSKMYVKDLYAADPNASPREIKNAANELVKEGKLEFFSSGSTTMYGVPGFGKEVEEAFKEEK is encoded by the coding sequence ATGGCAGTCAATAAGGAAGAACTCAAACAGAAGATCCTCGAATTCGCCACGAAAAAGGCGGCTCACAAGTCCAAGATGTACGTCAAGGACCTCTATGCAGCCGATCCCAATGCCTCTCCACGAGAGATCAAGAATGCGGCGAACGAGCTCGTCAAGGAAGGAAAACTCGAGTTTTTCTCTTCGGGTAGCACGACCATGTATGGTGTGCCCGGCTTCGGAAAGGAGGTAGAAGAGGCCTTTAAGGAAGAGAAATAA